The Lycium ferocissimum isolate CSIRO_LF1 chromosome 1, AGI_CSIRO_Lferr_CH_V1, whole genome shotgun sequence genome includes a region encoding these proteins:
- the LOC132057301 gene encoding B3 domain-containing protein REM10-like isoform X1: protein MKVPPKKPHFFKPILPGFKNGLKIPIGFFKYLKGHDQYKHAILRRAGKKWLVKVNGQRLEDGNWKEFVEQHDLQLGDILVFKHEGDMEFEVSIFHSSHCEREYAEHLQEEKDEDKEAVTLDKSFGQSHCECIIRQYSLLRGYMCLPQQFIKMNGLTNKKCGLIVRNEGQRSWNLKLSSNNTRAHIGDGWRKFIAENCLKEGDRIVFEIVRNGETPIWKFQVITDGELPVRKFQAEKPSPSIELSNKDSSHAEAATNKPFVQSRFESSITPYWLSRGLNLPKQFVFANGLIDKKCDLIIRDERQRSWNLKLRYWRTEVYIEDGSWRKFSADNSLKEGDRIKFEVVSNGDTPIWKYQVADAEIQLQKFQGKFSHLGIVKKKNSRKVLIRK from the exons ATGAAAGTCCCACCAAAGAAACCTCACTTTTTCAAACCCATTCTACCAGGTTTCAAGAATGGCCTT AAAATTCCTATAGGATTCTTCAAGTATCTGAAGGGACACGATCAGTATAAACATGCAATACTGAGAAGGGCTGGTAAAAAGTGGTTGGTGAAAGTGAATGGCCAGCGATTGGAAGATGGTAACTGGAAAGAGTTTGTAGAACAACATGATTTGCAATTGGGAGATATTTTAGTGTTCAAACATGAAGGAGACATGGAATTTGAGGTTTCTATCTTCCATTCGAGTCATTGTGAAAGAGAATATGCAGAGCATCTTCAAGAGGAAAAGGACGAGGACAAGGAAGCTGTTACTCTTGACAAGTCTTTTGGTCAATCTCACTGTGAATGCATTATTCGACAATATTCCCTTTTACGAGGTTATATG TGTTTGCCTCAACAATTTATAAAGATGAATGGTCTCACCAACAAGAAGTGTGGGTTGATTGTAAGAAATGAAGGACAAAGGTCGTGGAATTTAAAGCTAAGTTCCAACAATACTCGAGCCCATATTGGAGATGGATGGCGTAAATTCATTGCTGAAAATTGTTTAAAGGAGGGAGACCGTATAGTCTTTGAGATTGTTCGTAATGGAGAGACACCAATATGGAAATTTCAAGTTATTACTGATGGAGAACTACCAGTGAGGAAGTTTCAAG CAGAAAAACCGAGCCCCAGCATCGAGTTGTCAAATAAGGATTCTTCCCATGCCGAAGCTGCTACTAACAAGCCTTTTGTTCAATCTCGTTTTGAAAGCAGTATTACACCATATTGGCTTTCAAGAGGTCTG AATCTCCCTAAACAATTTGTATTCGCAAACGGTCTCATCGACAAGAAGTGTGATTTGATTATAAGAGATGAAAGACAAAGGTCATGGAATTTAAAGCTCCGTTATTGGAGAACTGAAGTCTATATTGAAGACGGATCATGGCGTAAATTCAGTGCTGATAATAGCTTAAAGGAGGGAGATCGTATTAAGTTTGAGGTTGTTAGTAATGGAGACACACCAATATGGAAATACCAAGTAGCTGATGCAGAAATTCAATTGCAGAAGTTTCAAGGCAAGTTTTCTCATCTtggaattgtaaaaaaaaaaaattcaagaaaggtcCTCATTAGAAAGTGA
- the LOC132057301 gene encoding B3 domain-containing protein REM10-like isoform X2, translating into MKVPPKKPHFFKPILPGFKNGLKIPIGFFKYLKGHDQYKHAILRRAGKKWLVKVNGQRLEDGNWKEFVEQHDLQLGDILVFKHEGDMEFEVSIFHSSHCEREYAEHLQEEKDEDKEAVTLDKSFGQSHCECIIRQYSLLRGYMCLPQQFIKMNGLTNKKCGLIVRNEGQRSWNLKLSSNNTRAHIGDGWRKFIAENCLKEGDRIVFEIVRNGETPIWKFQVITDGELPVRKFQEKPSPSIELSNKTSSHVEVATHDEPFVLSHFECTIRPYCLSRGFLFVPQQFAIANGLTNKKCVLIVRDEGQRSWNLKLSSNNTRAYIGDGWRKFIAENCLKEGDCIMFEIVTNGKTPIWKFRVVTDGETPVRMSQGKFIIL; encoded by the exons ATGAAAGTCCCACCAAAGAAACCTCACTTTTTCAAACCCATTCTACCAGGTTTCAAGAATGGCCTT AAAATTCCTATAGGATTCTTCAAGTATCTGAAGGGACACGATCAGTATAAACATGCAATACTGAGAAGGGCTGGTAAAAAGTGGTTGGTGAAAGTGAATGGCCAGCGATTGGAAGATGGTAACTGGAAAGAGTTTGTAGAACAACATGATTTGCAATTGGGAGATATTTTAGTGTTCAAACATGAAGGAGACATGGAATTTGAGGTTTCTATCTTCCATTCGAGTCATTGTGAAAGAGAATATGCAGAGCATCTTCAAGAGGAAAAGGACGAGGACAAGGAAGCTGTTACTCTTGACAAGTCTTTTGGTCAATCTCACTGTGAATGCATTATTCGACAATATTCCCTTTTACGAGGTTATATG TGTTTGCCTCAACAATTTATAAAGATGAATGGTCTCACCAACAAGAAGTGTGGGTTGATTGTAAGAAATGAAGGACAAAGGTCGTGGAATTTAAAGCTAAGTTCCAACAATACTCGAGCCCATATTGGAGATGGATGGCGTAAATTCATTGCTGAAAATTGTTTAAAGGAGGGAGACCGTATAGTCTTTGAGATTGTTCGTAATGGAGAGACACCAATATGGAAATTTCAAGTTATTACTGATGGAGAACTACCAGTGAGGAAGTTTCAAG AAAAACCGAGCCCCAGCATCGAGCTGTCAAATAAGACTTCTTCCCATGTAGAAGTTGCTACTCATGACGAACCTTTTGTTCTATCTCATTTTGAATGCACTATTAGACCATATTGCCTTTCAAGAGGTTTCTTG TTTGTGCCTCAACAATTTGCAATTGCAAATGGTCTCACCAACAAGAAGTGCGTGTTGATTGTAAGAGATGAAGGACAAAGGTCCTGGAATTTAAAGCTAAGTTCCAACAATACTCGAGCCTATATTGGAGATGGATGGCGTAAATTCATTGCTGAAAATTGTTTAAAGGAGGGAGACTGTATAATGTTTGAGATTGTTACTAATGGAAAGACACCAATATGGAAATTTCGTGTTGTTACCGATGGAGAAACACCAGTGAGGATGTCTCAAGGCAAGTTTATCATATTATAA